The genomic segment GAAGGAACTGCTGGGGCCCGGCGCCGAGCAGGACTGGCGGATCGCCTGGCACCTCGGGCTCCTGCACCTGGCCGAGGGCGACGGGCTGGAACCGCGTAAGGCCGCGCAGGCGAAGTCGCGGTTCGAAGCGGTGCGCAAGGCCTGGCCCGCGGAGGACGCGCCGAAGCTCGCGCTCGGTTACTGCGCCGAGGTGCTCGGCGACCGCGTGGAAGCGCTGCGGCTCTACCAGAACCTCTGGGCCCGCGACGACGGCCAGGTCAGCGCCGCGTTCGGCCTGGCGCGGTGCCTGCTCGGGGCGACCGGCAAGGACGAGGAGGAACGCCGGGAGCACAAGGAGAAGGCCATCGCCGCGCTCGACGAGGTGCCCGGCATCTCCCGCCACTACGACGCCGCACGCATCGCCGTGGTGCGCCTGCGGGTGGCCGCGCCGGTCAGCCAGGCCGACCTCGAGGACGTGGCGAAACGGCTGCCGGAACTGTTCCTCGACAACGAATCGCTGGAACTGCTCACCACGCTCGTCCGGCACGCCGCGCTGGAGTACCTGCGCGGGGGCGGGGCCGGCGGCTGGCACGGCGGTGAGCTGTTCGGCGCGCCGGTGACCGAGCACGGGTTGCGGAAGGGGCTGGAGAAGTCGTTCCGCCGCATCGCCGGGCAGGCCCGCGACGAACACCGGTACGGCGACCTGGTCGACCGCGCCAACGAAGTCCGCCCGCTGACGCTGAGGTGAGGCCGTCGATGTCACTGGAGTCCGAACCCGGGTTCGAGCTCGAACTCGACCAGACCAAGTACCTGTCCCCGTCCGACGAGACCATGCACGCGATCCTCAAGGTGCGCACGGTGAACCTGCGGCCGCCGGGTGAGGCGGCCGAGGTGCTGCTGGTGGACTGCTCGGCGTCGATGGACTGGCCGCCGACGAAGATCGCCGCCGCGCGCCAGGCCACCTCGGTCGCCATCGACACCCTGCGCGACGGCGTGCACTTCGGCGTGGTCAGCGGCACCGGTCGCGCGTCGATGGTCTACCCGGCGCGCGGGCTGGCCCCGGCGAACGCGGAAACCCGGGCTGAGGCGAAAGCAGCGGTTCGCCGCCTGATCGCGGGCGGCGGCACCGCGATGAGCACCTGGCTCACCCTGGCGGCGAGCCTGTTCGAGCCGTACCGGGACGCGGTCCGCCACGCCATCCTGCTCACCGACGGCAAGAATCAATCGGAGACCCCCGAGCGCCTCGACCAGGCGCTCGCCGCGTGCGCCGGGAAGTTCGACTGCGACGCGCGGGGCATCGGCGACGACTGGGACGCCGCCGAGCTGGAGCGGATCTGCGGGGCACTGCACGGGCAGGCGGACGCGGTACTGGCCGACGCCGAACTGGCCGCGGACTTCGGCAGCCTGATCGAGTCCTCGATGGGCCGGGCGATCCCCGAACTGCGGCTGCGGATCACCACCATGCCGTTCACCGGGCTGCGCTTCGTCAAGCAGGTCTACCCGTCGCTGGTGGACATGACGGGACAGCTGCGGGCGGTGGGGGAGCGGAAGCTGGAACTGCCCACTGGGGGCTGGGGCGCGGAGCACCGCGAGTACCACCTCTGCTTCGACGTGGACACCAGCGCGCTGGTGCGGGACAAGGACATGCAGCTCGGCCGGGTCGAGCCGGTCGGTGCCGCGGTGAGCAGCGCCGTGCTCGGCTGCCTCACCGACGACCTCACGCTGTCGAGCCAGCTGGACGAAAACGTCAGCAAGCACACCGAACACGCGGAACTGCGGGCGGTCGTGCTGGACGCGCAGCGCCGGTACCAAGCCGGTGCGGTGACCGAGGCCGCCCAGCGGTGGGGTGAAGCGCTGCGGCTGGCGGTCAAGCTCAAGGACGAGAACCTCGCCGTCCGGCTGCGGCGGCTGGTGACGGAAGGAAGCGACGGCGGTTTCCGGCTCAAACCGGGCGTACGCGCGCGCGATGTCGGCTCGGCGATCCTCGGTTCCGCGATGGCGCCGCGCTCGCCGGCCGCGGCCGAGCCCGAGCAGAGGGATGCCGAAGAGGACGGCGATGTGCGGGTGTGCCGCGAGTGCAAGCGGATCCTGAGCCCGCGGGCGAAGGTGTGCGGGCAGTGCCGCACGCCGGTGGTGCCGGCCGGATGAGCACCCTTCGCCGGTTGCTGCGGCTGCGGTTCTGGCTGCTCACCGCCACCGTGGTGGCCACGATCGCGGCGCTGGCCACCTTCGCCGGGATCCAGGCCACCGTCGCGGAGGTCCGGGCCCGGACCGCGCCCGCGGTGCTGGAGGTGGTGGCCGCGCAGGACGCGCTGGTCAAGGCGGACAACGCGGTGGTGACCAGCTTCGCCACCGGGCAGGTCGAGCTGATCGGGCCGGGGGAGCGGCACCAGAGCGAGCTCGTCATCGCGCGCCAGAGCCTGACCCAGGTCGCCGAGCACAACGCGGCGGGTACCGAGGGCAGCCGCGCGCTGCAGGTGGTGGAAGGGCTGCTGGCCGACTACGCGAACTTCGTCGAGCAGGCCGACGCGCACTACCGGCAGGACGACGGGCGCATGCTGGGCACCGCCGATCTCTGGTACGCCTCACGCCTGATGCACCAGCCGGAGAACGGCATCCTGGGCAGGCTCGGCGCGCTCGCCGAACTGCAGCACACCGCGTTGCGCGACCAGCTCTCCGGCGGCTGGCTCGCCGTCGCCGTGGTCCCGCTGTGGCTGCTGCCCGCGCTGGCGCTGCTCGGCCTGCTGGGGTACGCGCAGTTCCGGTTGCGCCGGAAGTTCCGGCGCCGGTGGAACTTCTGGCTGCTCGGCGCCACCGGCCTGCTGGCCGGCATGATCGTGACCACCTCGTTCGCCTTCGGCTCGGCTTCGGACGCCCGTGACGCGGGCGGCTCGGTGGACACGGCCGTGGCTTCCTGGCGCGAGGGCACCGCCGCCGGGGCCGCGCAGGGCCGGCCGAAGCTGGTCGAACTGCTGCGTGCGCACTGCGGCCAGGACTGCGGTGGCGTGGTCGCCGAACTCGCCGCCGGGGTGCCGGACGGTGGCGCCGCCCCGCCCGCGTCGACCGGTGATCCGGCCGACGACGGCGGCCGGATCGACGACCAGCTGGATTCCGCCGACGTGCCCGCGTTCGCCGAGTACCTGATCGCCGGCTTCGGCCTGGTGATCGCCGGACTGGTGGTGGCCGGTTTCCACTACCGCATCGAGGAATACCGGTTCAGGTCCTGATGAGACGTTCACTGGGCCGGGCGCTGCTCGGCATCCTGCTGCTCGGGCTGGGCGCGTGCTCGGGCACCCCGGAACCCGCCGGTGGCACGCTCACCGTGCTCGCCTCCTGGGAAGGCGCCGAGGGCGCCGCCTTCGAGTCGGTGCTGAAGCGGTTCGAGGACGAGAGCGGGATCGAGGTCGACTACCGCGGTACCCGCTCGGTCAGCCAGGTCCTGCGCTCGGATGTGCAGAAGGGCCGTCCGCCGGACATCGCGGTGTTGCCCAATCCCGGCGAACTCGCGCAGTACGTGGAAAGCGGCGACCTGCGCCCGCTCACGGACGTGCTCGGCGAGTTGCCCGGCGCGCAGTGGCTGCCCCTGCAACGCCTCGGCACGCCGGTGTACTACACGGTGGTGGTGAAGGCGGACCTGAAGAGCATGATCTGGTACCGCCGCGGCAGCCTGCCGGGCGCGCCGCCGCGCACCTGGGCGGAACTGGTCGCGCTCAGCGGCGAGCTCGGCGCTCGCGGGCAGACACCGTGGTGCCTCGG from the Amycolatopsis magusensis genome contains:
- a CDS encoding vWA domain-containing protein; the encoded protein is MSLESEPGFELELDQTKYLSPSDETMHAILKVRTVNLRPPGEAAEVLLVDCSASMDWPPTKIAAARQATSVAIDTLRDGVHFGVVSGTGRASMVYPARGLAPANAETRAEAKAAVRRLIAGGGTAMSTWLTLAASLFEPYRDAVRHAILLTDGKNQSETPERLDQALAACAGKFDCDARGIGDDWDAAELERICGALHGQADAVLADAELAADFGSLIESSMGRAIPELRLRITTMPFTGLRFVKQVYPSLVDMTGQLRAVGERKLELPTGGWGAEHREYHLCFDVDTSALVRDKDMQLGRVEPVGAAVSSAVLGCLTDDLTLSSQLDENVSKHTEHAELRAVVLDAQRRYQAGAVTEAAQRWGEALRLAVKLKDENLAVRLRRLVTEGSDGGFRLKPGVRARDVGSAILGSAMAPRSPAAAEPEQRDAEEDGDVRVCRECKRILSPRAKVCGQCRTPVVPAG